The Uloborus diversus isolate 005 unplaced genomic scaffold, Udiv.v.3.1 scaffold_822, whole genome shotgun sequence genome contains a region encoding:
- the LOC129233939 gene encoding mediator of RNA polymerase II transcription subunit 8-like, with translation KLTENRVHAFNHEIVPDYLRTKPDPEVEAREQQHLVKSINMQMDMAQKQITAINKIVNNVLETIKANRDAWENDSGQRASAQQTSSLADTGALICAITVGKGLKPPTGSPKGQPTNPQPQPQQPTRPASGGKVPSVIKTNIKSAGSMHPYAR, from the exons AAACTTACTGAAAACCGAGTACATGCATTCAATCATGAAATCGTTCCGGACTACTTGCGAACAAAGCCTGATCCAGAAGTTGAAGCACGCGAGCAGCAGCATTTAGTCAAGAGCATCAACATGCAAATGGACATGGCTCAA aaacaaattacagctattaataaaattgttaataaTGTATTGGAAACAATTAAAGCCAACAGAGATGCTTGGGAAAATGATTCAG GTCAAAGAGCTAGTGCACAACAGACCTCTTCTTTAGCGGATACTGGAGCTCTGATTTGTGCCATCACTGTTGGTAAGGGATTGAAACCACCCACTGGTTCTCCAAAAGGACAGCCTACAAATCCACAACCTCAGCCCCAGCAACCCACTCGACCCG CTTCAGGAGGAAAAGTACCCAGTgttattaaaactaatattaaatcaGCAGGAAGTATGCACCCATATGCCAGATGA